The following are from one region of the Canis lupus familiaris isolate Mischka breed German Shepherd chromosome 30, alternate assembly UU_Cfam_GSD_1.0, whole genome shotgun sequence genome:
- the OR4G8 gene encoding olfactory receptor family 4 subfamily G member 8 has product MGGLNDSVVTEIVLLALSCSWEKKLFLILVCSLLYLAVILGNLFILFLVIFDSHLHSPMYFLLANLSLIDVCLSSTTVPKIIKDLLNEYKVISFQGCMAQICFIHIIGGVEMVLLIAMAFDRCTAICKPLHYLKIMNSKICISFVITGWVTGVIHAMSQFLFVINLPFCGPNKVDSFYCDFPKIIKLACTDAVKFEFIVTANSGFMSMGTFFLLILSYSFILITVWKRSSGELSKAFVTLSAHITVVFLFFTPCMFLYVWPSPPPSIDKNLFIVDFAIIPALNPTIYTLRNKDTKVAIKRLSKKISYSRFC; this is encoded by the coding sequence ATGGGTGGATTAAATGATTCTGTGGTCACAGAGATTGTGTTACTGGCCCTTTCTTGTTCTTGGGAGAAAAAGCTCTTTCTCATCTTGGTATGTTCTTTGCTCTATTTAGCAGTCATCTTgggaaatctttttattttgtttttggtaatttttgattCTCACCTACATTCTCCCATGTACTTTCTGCTGGCCAACCTGTCCCTCATTGATGTGTGTCTTTCCTCTACCACAGTTCCCAAAATAATCAAAGACCTCTTAAATGAATACAAAGTAATTTCTTTCCAAGGTTGTATGGCACAGATATGCTTCATCCACATCATAGGAGGAGTGGAGATGGTATTACTCATAGCCATGGCATTTGACAGATGTACAGCAATATGTAAACCTCTTCACTACTTGAAAATCATGAactctaaaatatgtatttcattcgTAATCACTGGATGGGTAACAGGAGTGATTCATGCTATgtctcagtttttatttgttataaACTTGCCTTTTTGTGGGCCTAATAAAGTAGACAGCTTTTACTGTGACTTTCCTAAGATCATAAAACTTGCATGCACAGATGCAGTCAAGTTTGAGTTTATCGTTACTGCCAACAGTGGCTTCATGAGCATGGGCACCTTCTTCCTGCTAATCCTTTCCTACTCATTCATTTTGATTACAGTCTGGAAACGTTCTTCAGGAGAATTATCCAAGGCATTTGTTACTTTGTCAGCTCACAtcactgtggtttttttgtttttcaccccATGCATGTTTCTGTACGTCTGGCCTTCTCCCCCACCTTCAATTGATAAAAATCTGTTCATTGTGGATTTTGCTATCATCCCTGCCCTGAATCCTACCATCTATACACTAAGGAACAAAGACACAAAGGTAGCTATAAAAAGACTGAGCAAAAAGATATCTTATTCCAGATTTTGTTGA